Below is a genomic region from Ailuropoda melanoleuca isolate Jingjing chromosome 8, ASM200744v2, whole genome shotgun sequence.
TGTACTGATACTAGTATAAAGAGCGAGGTAGGATTTTTGGATTTTACTTTCATATCATCTATTTTTCATATCATATGATATTTTCATATATCATGAAGAGTGAAAGGCAATTCCTTTCCAATCTTGGCAAGCAGGCAGAAGTGAGATTCTTTCATCGCTCCTtacctctcccaccctcccacccttTCAGCTTCTGACTGATTTACTCACACAAACCCCAAAGAGAAATGCTggcactaaaaaaaagaaaaaacatacaaaacccaaaaaaacttCAAATTCAAACCTTCTGAATTGTTACACACTCCTGGAAAAGTTGGGGGAGCCGGGACTCTTAAAAGCCAACTGTTGTGAAAACACATCATCCTTGCGTAGGGTGGCTTTCCAAAGCACGAGTCCAGCTATTTTAATCCCCCCAAGTGGTGACTGGATCGGCAAACAACGACCTTCTGGTTGGTATTGTCTATCGATGGCAAGTGAAGGTTTGGGtaaatggtgggggtggggaatggcaTTTCCTGTTCCTGTCGGGTTTCTTTAACTGACCTAAAAGAAGTGCCTTTGAATTCTCCTTGAACAGGCCCTTTTAAGCCTCAGAGGGTCAGTATCCTGAGCAGGCAGGCTGGACTGGGTCTAAGGAATAGACGAGCGGCACATGAAGAATTTTGATTGACAACTTTCGGCCTCCCTTGGTCCATTGAACAAGACTACTTGCGATACAGTGAGCCTTGCTTGAGGCTCCGGGTTTCAATACTAATAATATTGAAGGGGCTGATGACTGGCTGCAGCATGCAGATACCAGAGTTCCCAGCAATTCCCAAGATACAGCCTGGGGTTTGTGCACTGTCATCGGTTTAaagccaatttttaaagaaatgcttacGACCTGCAATCTTTGCACGATTTTAAAAGAACAGGCAgaccttttaaaaactatttttgcaactttttgttCCAACTTAACTTTCTGTCCCAAAATGATCAGAACGCTCCCGGTGCCAGTAACAGACGTCTTGTCCCATCTGCGTCTTATCATATCTTCCCTCCTACACATTGCAAATCTCATCgggcatttttttgtttttttttttgaccagcATTTGACATTGAAATCCCTCTTCAGCCCAGACCTCCAGTTTATTCCAGTAGATGCATTATTTCAATAGCGGTTttctgaggacctactatgtacTAGGCCCCGACACATACGGTGATgctattatatatatgattttaaaaggcCTTACCTTGAGGTTTCAACCAAATTTGACTTCTTTTTATTGATCTCCTGtttccttttggttcttttctccctttccctcctcctctgccttcccttctgtttcatctctctctttccctgcgGTTTCTCACtctttggggaggggcaggatttCCTGCTCCGAAGTTGGTTGGTTTCTGGGAGGAGCCAGAAGACCTGCTTCGGGCCTGGAACCAGCTGGTCTGCCACCTGATACAAGAAGGTGAAACCCAGGCCAAGAAGAAGGGCCTTCTGCTAGGACGGAGCTTGTAGCCAGGAGGCACTGGGAGAGGAGCCCCAAAGGGAAGCCAGAGTGGGCCAGTGGGCCAGTCCTGGCCGGCAAGCCCAGGGGTCCAGGGCTTCTCAAGGGACAGAGCACCCCAGGGCTGGAAGGATTAAAAGTGGTCCTGGTTGCACTGGAGACTTAGCCATTACTGTTGTTAGCTCTACACAAGCCAGAGGCACAAAGGCAGAGCCCCTGTCCCACCCTCAGCAAAAGCTCAAGCTCAGATTCCTGGCTTTGCCTCAAAGGGAGATACTGAAACAAGTACTGGGTTTGAGCAGATTCTCCTGTCCTACCCGAAGAGACTTTAGGATCCAGTGTAGTCTGTGAGGCTTGGGTGTCTGCACATTTCTCAGTTATGAACTCCTCAGGGCGCCATCTAAGTGATCTGAACAATTATGGTGATCGCACCAGCAGGATCAGGGAGTAGACAGTGGAGGGGAAGACCGGAGCCTGCCACAAGATCCAGGTGGGGTAGGGGACCCACTAATTCCAGCCTGATTCACACCAATTAATGATGGAGGATCACACCTCAATTTAGAGGTTTCGCTCTTTTGGACTAAGGCACAGACAACAATGTGCCAGTACAAAATTCActgtctttatccatttatttattcacgattcaacagatatttaatgAGCGCCTACTTCATGCCAGGCACTAGGGTGGGAGCTGGGAATAGAGGGTTAGCTGAGCTAGCAAAGCCCCACCCTAGGACACCAGTCTAGGGAGGGTGTAATTGACATGGTTGCACAGTCATGTCTGAGATTTGGAGACATAAATTTAGAGGAAGGACTGGAATTGTTGGGTGCTAATGTGTTCCTTGGAACTGCATCACTGGACAGATTTTGGAtagttatctttctctttcttagtcAAATTGGGACATTGGTTCTTTTAACGATGTTTTTCCTTGTAATAACTAACTGTAAGTATCCTTCTCTATAGGCTCCCCATTCTTAGAGGATAGACTTTtaagtcttgtttttctttcagtggaCAGTTGTTTTACGTAGAGAACCAtaagttttattgatttctagcttatTTACTTTCTAAGCCTCTCTGAAAATGCCTAGCCACAAAGTGGACATTTgggatttcaattatttttttctcattaaatcccCTAACATATATTTGAGcccattaaaagaaagaaaaaagaactgaaaaagacAAGTCTCCTTTACTTCAACTGTTGGGTCTACTCCAGAATACTCTTTGAAAATTTCCTGacgtctgttttcatttttatttaatttataattttgaatcttCGTCCAATGTCCCTTTAAAAGAAAGTCTTCTGAAATTGTCTTTTGTactgtattttctactttttcttgctcttttaaggtacttttttctttcattttacgtggctgagttatttaaatttttcctttcctccctgctgcttttatatctttttctccaGCTGCAGTACTAACAATTAATTGAACTACTTGGTACAGGTCTGTAGCCCAGAGCAGTAAGTACCTAATAAAATCCCGAATTATTTAACAATGTCTACCCAACTTCTTTAGGGTTAGGAAAATCTTCAATTATAACTCTTAATATGGCACCAGAGAGGGCTTAAATTtagctccttttttaaaaaaaattcaatttatttaaattggaaaacgaaacaaacaaaaatccctcaAAACAGTTCACCCTTCTCTAGGACTGCCGTCTGGTTTAGCAGTGTTACAATGTGAttgctttttttctggagaaaattcTGATGAAAGGATGGCTGTTTAGATTTCTGGAGTTCCTCTTCaatgtattaatttattctgGGGTTCctctttaaatgaattaatttactGGTTTTGACATGTCGAAGTTCCTCCATCATGGCCATTGTTATTCTAACTCAAAGTTTTTGTCCTTTATCAAGGTAAGCACAAGAGTTAGGACTACAGTGCCGCTTTCTATGGGAAGCAGGAGTTCTTCTAAGAGGAGATTTTGACATAGAAGAACCCAGgaagacaaaagaggaaagaggctGTTTAGTAAGAGTGTGTGCCAGCAAATGGTATCTTTTGTGCCCTTTCGAAGCAAAGGTTAGGACAGGGCCATGCAATCTAATGACCTGACAATGTTTGACCCCGGAATACAGACTAAAAGTGACCTTCTTTCACACACTGACAAGACAGAGAGTGCCCTCATGAAAGTCTTGTAGGGGACCCAAAGCTAAGTTTGGCCAATTGCCTTTTCCTGAATTGGGCACCAGTCTAGTGGATCTCCAGCTATGATCCCTTAGGTCAACTTGGATTGGATTAGTGATGTATTGGGCCATTCCCTATGAAACACTCCCTTATGCATATATCAGAAAGAAGGTAttccagaacaaaacaaaaacacataagaCAAGACTTTGTAATATagacaaacaaaagcaaaggtgAAGTGAGAAGCAGTTTAATGGCACAAATAGTTATCAAAAGGCATACTCCAAAACAGAAGTTCTAACGAGCTATATGGGACCTATGTCTAATTACTCAGTGGTATACCTCCTAACCAAAATGTCCGATGACCTCATACAAAGGCCTAGGTATAATTATTTACCAGCATGTACACCTGTCAACTAAAATACCAAATTACTTTGTACAAAGACTGATTTTATACAAAGTCCTACTTGGTTACAAATCATAGAAGTGGCAAGAACCCAGCTGAAACCACTGGAGTTCAGATTGTCATTGGGACTGGCAGCAGATATGAATGAAGGACAAATAGAGTTTGGGCACAATGAACCTAGTAAGCATACTTGTTGGtttttggaaaacacaaaattcagagATTGGCATGCTTTTCCAGACTTAAGTGGGCTGACATCACCTATAGAAGCATACTTATTTTTTGACTGCCAGGGACTCTGTATTTTTGGGGTGTGTCATTTCCTGGTTGGTTGGCCCTCAGAAGTGAGGGTCTATCACTGGCTGGTAGGCTTGTAAGAATGTGTTAGCTGAGGCGAGTTGTCATTGATTGAGCCAATGGGTTTGAATTAGTTCTGGAGACCATGATCATAGAACAATCAAACTTGTCCTAAGAATGTGGCAACTTTTTAATATTCTCACAGTTGATACCAACTatatacttttattaaaacatattacaaGTTGGAATCTGATATAatacaaaattacatatttatttatattaatagatCAGAGTTTTGTAACAAACAAGGTGACTAATGAGTGTTTCAGGGTgacaaagtttgagaaccattagGTTAAGGTTATTTTCTAAGAGGCAAAAGCCTTTGTTAGATAAACTTAATCGGGGAAATAGTTTATTTTGGAGTTAAattccttattattatttaaattctaggtagttaacatataaattcattatttttaatagtcacTTAGCAGGAAGGAGAATATTTGTCAGCatgctgagaaaaagaacaaaaaggcacTGGAAACGGAGAGAGGGTGTATGTGTTGGGGGTGAAGGAAAGAGTTCAGAGAAGCAGGCTGGAATAGGAAATATATCCTCTCTTTGGTGGTTGGACCAAATAGAATCCCAGCATCTTATAAGTGGGTAGGACCTCAGCGGTCATAAGACCAATCTCCTTTCCAAGTTCAGAAATCTCCTCTCCAGTTTCAGAAATCTCCTCTCCAGTTTATTTCCAACTTCTGCTTGCATGCATAAGGAAACTCCTTATGTTTTGAATTACTCTGATCACTTCATGACCTAAGAACTGCTTCCTTGTACTTCTGTTTGCTACTTTTGGTTCTGCATTTTCAAGCCACATAAAATAAGTCTATTTTATTAGGCTTTATTGGATCAATATGGCAGCCTTTCAACAATTTGGAGGCAAGTATGTGATAGGATTGTATTGTAATTTCTCTATTCCTCTATTCATTTGTTCTGTATATGACAGGGTTCCTGGATTTTTATATGCCCAAGTCCCTCTGATCTAAGTAGGTTTTTGTTTGTCAAGGCTTCTCTTGGTATATAACAACTGTCATTGACCGAAAGCTTGCTGTTTGCCAGGTAACTGCTGTAAATACTTTATgtgcattgtctcatttaatttacAGAATTATCCCATGAGGGAGGcactattttacagatggtggAAAGAACTTAACTAACCTGAGGCAGACAGTTtctaagtaacttgtccaaggtcttAAAGCTAGCGAATGAAGGAGTCAGAATGCAAACCCAAGCAAGTCCAGGAGATCTTTAACTTTTTTGATTTCCCACCTGCCAGATTGTAAAGTAACACAAAACCACCTCCTCCCCTTTTCTGGACATTCCACTTCCACTGATAGgatgttagggtttttttgttttttgttttttgttttttaaagattttatttatttattcgacagagatagagacagccagcgagagagggaacacaagcagggggaatgggaaaggaagaagcaggctcatagcagaagagcctggtgtggggctcgatcccataacgccgggatcacgccctgagccgaaggcagatgcttaacctctctgtgccacccaggcacccctttttgtttttttttttttagcagaccCTTGTTGGTTTATATTGAGCTTGTAATCAGTGGAAACACCTAGGTCTTCCTCACATGATCTGCTGCTACTAGAACAAGCCTTCATAATTCTGTGACCATGCAACTGGATTTTTGGGACTAATTCGGTACTGTATCTTCTCTGTTCAGTTAGAGTTGGTTAGCTTCGGGCATGCTTCCAGCCTGGTGAGTCattttgaatcctgactctacAATCTCAGCTCTGCCTCAGTAACGGAATTGATACGTATTCCTCCTGTCACTTCTCCTCGGTTGATGATAAAATTGCCAAACAGGATAGGGCCAAGGACCATTTCTGTCCCTGCGTGGGGAGAGGGGCTTCTGTTTGATAACACCATAGTCTCTTGAGACCACCTCAAAACCTTGATTCTGATGGAGTAaaccctttttccttcctttcctttaacCCAGGGCTTTTCCACCTCTGCCCCATTGACATTTGGGCTGAAGAATGCTTTGTGGTGGATGGGTGTTCTGTGCATTGTAAGCTgtctagcagcatccctggcttctgctcCCAAGATGCTCGAAATAGTGCCCTCTTCCCCTACCAGACATTTTCAAATGTCTCCTGGGGGGACAAAATTGCTCCTCCTTCGAGAATTGATACTCCTACTCCATAAAGAGATTACTTGAGCGatcaagtatttattaagaaccTATTATTTGCCCAGGACTTGATAATTTCTATGAACActaaagaggaagaggaagacaaggaCCTTGATCACGAGAAGATTATACTGTACCCCTGGAGGAAGAGGATTCGGATGGGTGATAACCAGTCTTTCTCCTTCTAACCTAGAGCTTCTTACTATGATTTGAGTTATGAGGAGGAAGGCTGGGTAGAGCTAGAGACCCAATTCGGCATTCTTGGGAGCTTGCTTTCTGCCTTCCTACTAGCTagctagttttgttttctttcctgtctcgCTCACTTGTTAAAATACAGTAAGGAAGAAAGAGGTGTCAGCCATGGAGCCTCTGGTCAGGTGTGAGATGGCAAATGTTTTTTGCCTTAGAATTAATCAGTATTTGCTATTAGTGTATTATAGCTCAGGCGTTGATTTGTCTTCTCATCTTAAAATGCTAAGCCTGGTGGGACTTAATAAAACTTTCTCTTCTGCCACCCNNNNNNNNNNNNNNNNNNNNNNNNNNNNNNNNNNNNNNNNNNNNNNNNNNNNNNNNNNNNNNNNNNNNNNNNNNNNNNNNNNNNNNNNNNNNNNNNNNNNNNNNNNNNNNNNNNNNNNNNNNNNNNNNNNNNNNNNNNNNNNNNNNNNNNNNNNNNNNNNNNNNNNNNNNNNNNNNNNNNNNNNNNNNNNNNNNNNNNNNNNNNNNNNNNNNNNNNNNNNNNNNNNNNNNNNNNNNNNNNNNNNNNNNNNNNNNNNNNNNNNNNNNNNNNNNNNNNNNNNNNNNNNNNNNNNNNNNNNNNNNNNNNNNNNNNNNNNNNNNNNNNNNNNNNNNNNNNNNNNNNNNNNNNNNNNNNNNNNNNNNNNNNNNNNNNNNNNNNNNNNNNNNNNNNNNNNNNNNNNNNNNNNNNNNNNNNNNNNNNNNNNNNNNNNNNNNNNNNNNNNNNNNNNNNNNNNNNNNNNNNNNNNNNNNNNNNNNNNNNNNNNNNNNNNNNNNNNNNNNNNNNNNNNNNNNNNNNNNNNNNNNNNNNNNNNNNNNNNNNNNNNNNNNNNNNNNNNNNNNNNNNNNNNNNNNNNNNNNNNNNNNNNNNNNNNNNNNNNNNNNNNNNNNNNNNNNNNNNNNNNNNNNNNNNNNNNNNNNNNNNNNNNNNNNNNNNNNNNNNNNNNNNNNNNNNNNNNNNNNNNNNNNNNNNNNNNNNNNNNNNNNNNNNNNNNNNNNNNNNNNNNNNNNNNNNNNNNNNNNNNNNNNNNNNNNNNNNNNNNNNNNNNNNNNNNNNNNNNNNNNNNNNNNNNNNNNNNNNNNNNNNNNNNNNNNNNNNNNNNNNNNNNNNNNNNNNNNNNNNNNNNNNNNNNNNNNNNNNNNNNNNNNNNNNNNNNNNNNNNNNNNNNNNNNNNNNNNNNNNNNNNNNNNNNNNNNNNNNNNNNNNNNNNNNNNNNNNNNNNNNNNNNNNNNNNNNNNNNNNNNNNNNNNNNNNNNNNNNNNNNNNNNNNNNNNNNNNNNNNNNNNNNNNNNNNNNNNNNNNNNNNNNNNNNNNNNNNNNNNNNNNNNNNNNNNNNNNNNNNNNNNNNNNNNNNNNNNNNNNNNNNNNNNNNNNNNNNNNNNNNNNNNNNNNNNNNNNNNNNNNNNNNNNNNNNNNNNNNNNNNNNNNNNNNNNNNNNNNNNNNNNNNNNNNNNNNNNNNNNNNNNNNNNNNNNNNNNNNNNNNNNNNNNNNNNNNNNNNNNNNNNNNNNNNNNNNNNNNNNNNNNNNNNNNNNNNNNNNNNNNNNNNNNNNNNNNNNNNNNNNNNNNNNNNNNNNNNNNNNNNNNNNNNNNNNNNNNNNNNNNNNNNNNNNNNNNNNNNNNNNNNNNNNNNNNNNNNNNNNNNNNNNNNNNNNNNNNNNNNNNNNNNNNNNNNNNNNNNNNNNNNNNNNNNNNNNNNNNNNNNNNNNNNNNNNNNNNNNNNNNNNNNNNNNNNNNNNNNNNNNNNNNNNNNNNNNNNNNNNNNNNNNNNNNNNNNNNNNNNNNNNNNNNNNNNNNNNNNNNNNNNNNNNNNNNNNNNNNNNNNNNNNNNNNNNNNNNNNNNNNNNNNNNNNNNNNNNNNNNNNNNNNNNNNNNNNNNNNNNNNNNNNNNNNNGCGCACGCCAGTGAGGACCTGGAGCCCTGGGAGGTATCGCGTGCATTTCCCACGTGACTCTTCCTTAGTGGTGTGGGTGGTGGCACAGCTTTCCTTGCCTGGAGTGGCCCGTAAGGGACCCCTAAAGAGGACATCGCGGGGCGGTGTTTTTATTAAGGGTTGTTGTCTTCCCACAGGTGTGGGGTTCGGaggggagaaggcaagggggagAGATCCTGGTAAGGAGCAGAACCAGGTCTCCAGGCTCTGTCTGTGCTTGTGTTTCTTTCCGGCCTGACTGGTTCTATTCACAGGTGCTTGCACCCCTAGGGTCACTTGACAGATAGTTACTTAACTGAGGGTGCCCTTTacgcaggtgtgtgtgtgtgatgcctCTCTGCGCTTGCCCCTGTTTGTATATGTACTTCTGTGTATCATTAAATCCAAATTATCCCCATTCCTACTTGGGGCTAGGGGGCAGAGAAGATGGAAGGGGATTGTGGATAAATTTCTGCTGGTGTGGAATGCAAATAGTTCATGCTCTCAGTAACTACTTGCCACTTCCCTGGGTCTGGGGTTGCAACACCACTGTGCCAGCTCAGCTTATAGAAACGGGCAGAAGGGTGAGAGTAGAGGGTTTGGGTAAGAGCTAAAGAGAGAactcttggggggcgcctggctggctcagttggaagagcatgtggctcttgatctgtGGTCctcagttcaagccccatcttaggtgcagagattacttaagtaagacttaaaaaaaaaaagcatcttgaacgcaagggaggagaggagagaaagatacATTTTGGCTTGGATTAAACATCATCACCCTCGGGTAGAGGGTGTAATGATTTAGCTTTGGTTATCCATTCACCGGAGTTAGCTAGCAATAGGGCAAAACAGAGGCAAGCGGGCCAAAGGGCTGCCAGCAGtcaagagggagaagggggaaatcAGACTGGCCAGAAAATTGTAAAGGTCAGTGATGCAATCTTGCAACAGCCTCCTGTGGGGAGAAACAGGGACAGGGGCTGTTTCAAAGACTAAATGTTTGAgtcctttgggggggggggcgcctgcgGAGGCAATTTCCCagacaattcaattaaaaaagacaaCCGTAACAACTACCCTTTGCCTTGGCTATTAGCATTTAAGGTAGTAagatttgtgtgtgcatgtggatTGGGCAAGGTTAGTTAAGCAGCTTTTGTAAAATTCTGCCTTTTAGTCTGCACCAAAGCAGTCAAGGTGACACGGGGCCAACCAAATGGGGGTTATTCCTAGGGGATGGTGAACCCtgcttattgtttttttaatgttgtcaGACAGGAAATTTCTGCAACAAGGGACGAAGTTGAGATTAATACTGATCTTGGGTCagtctgtcctttttctttttctttttttctttttcttttcttcgttctttcttttaaaagattttatttatttatttgacagagagagaggacgtataagaaggggagaggggcagtgggaaagggacagcagactccccactgagcagggagcctgatggggggtttgatcccaggaccctgggatcatgacctgaactgaaagcagacacttaacggactgagccacccaggtgccccagtcttgGCATTTTCTTTGAATCTTCCTTAAAAATTGGAGAAGTCCCTAATTACCTGGCAGAAATGATACGCGAGTCTTCTCAGGATTTGTGAGTGTGCCAAACACTGTGGCTTCTGGAAGAGTGTATGATGTATACCTTACTATTGGGGCTTTCACCTGGTTCCTTTTCTGAAGGTGAGTCAGCCCAGCTTTGGTCGCAAAACTCCAAAATTGACCGGAAATCGACTCCATCGTAATCATTTCCGGTATTTCTGTAACTGAAAGAGGGAAACCACATGTCTTCGACAGTCAACAGACTGCAGTTTATCTGGGGTTCCCCTTTTTTGTGATTTACTGTGGTAGAGCACATTATTACCTGGATGagtttccctctttccctctttaaTAATCTGACTTTGACCGCCAGACCCCGCCAGCTTGCTGGCCAGGGCTGGGCAGACAGCAGCAGGTGGTATGAATCGGTGCCAGTGCGTTTGGTGTTTCGGTTTAGGTGGTAGCTGAGTAGGAGATGGTAGGAGTAGAAGGCTGAGGAATCCAGGATCAACTTATGTTTAGGAATTTCTGGATAATTCCTCTGTCTAGGTGGGGAAAGAGAACCCAACTTCTAGGGTAGAGGGTTAGGTAAGGCTTGGGAAACTAAGCATGTGCCTCAACAGTGCTGATGTCACTTTAGAGACGGAAAGCCTTATGTTGCATCATGCGGGCCAGACCAGCTGTAGGGCGATCAGCCATTTCAGTGTGTCTAGGGCTGAGGGGCTTCCCCGAGTGCAGGACTCACAGGGCTGAAACTGGGACAGCTCTGGGCTAACTGGGATAGTTGGTCACCCTACCCTTGAGTCTAtcctaacatttatttattttttattttttttaaagattttatttattgatttgacagagagagagagaNCTAGAGACCCAATTCGGCATTCTTGGGAGCTTGCTTTCTGCCTTCCTACTAGCTagctagttttgttttctttcctgtctcgCTCACTTGTTAAAATACAGTAAGGAAGAAAGAGGTGTCAGCCATGGAGCCTCTGGTCAGGTGTGAGATGGCAAATGTTTTTTGCCTTAGAATTAATCAGTATTTGCTATTAGTGTATTATAGCTCAGGCGTTGATTTGTCTTCTCATCTTAAAATGCTAAGCCTGGTGGGACTTAATAAAACTTTCTCTTCTGCCACCCGTAACATGAAACAAAAACGAGTCCCCAGCATATTACAGGCATGTAATGTGAACATCAGAGTCCCTAACAGTGAAGCAAATGCTGCCCGAGGGTCAGGCAGCTGCTCTCCCCACAGTGCTCAGCTAAGACCCCCTTTGCCAGCATGTTCACCCTCTCTGCTGTCCACCCCAAGAAAACACGCCCCTCTGGAATCAGATACTGAGATATAGTACAAAACGcgttttatttcaaaatgcaaaattgTGGTCattgtaataacaataataataatataaaaagcaTTCCTGCCTTCCACCCTAGTGTAAAATACATGCACTCAGATCGCTCAAAGATACCTAATTTAGGACATGTCATCCTGCAATGCTGCACGGCAGCAACACTTAATCCCAAACTCCTTTTGGTGGAGCCCTGTGGTAGTTCCGTTCTAGAAGTCACTGGCTTCTCAGATCTAAGTCCAAACAGCACAGGACTCCTGCTCTCTCCCACTTGAGCCCGACCCTACACGCTCTCTTTCTCACACCCaggctctctcccctctccctctgcgggcTCCCAGGGGTCCTAGGAGGCGTGCTGCCGGTTGGCGAGGGCCCGGCTGCAGGGGATGGCCTCCTGCTGCTTGCTTTTCTCTGCCAGGGTCTGGGTCGAGAGGGCCTTCCGCTCTAGGGCGGCCTGCAGCTCGGCCACCGCGGCCTCCTTGTCCCGCAGGCGGCTGGCGGCCGTGAAGGGGCTGCACACAGTCTCCACCAGGCCGATGACCATGCCGAGGAAGGCCAGCACGCTGCCCAGCACGTACAGCTTCACCAGCTTCCGACTGGGCCTCTGGGCCATCAGCTCCTTGGCCAGCGGGATCAGCTCCTGCACCGTGTCCATCTCGGGGCCGGGGGTGACCTGCGGGAGGGGCGGTGCAGGAAAGGGGACCGTTCAGCCGCGGAAGGATGGCTCCAGCCTGCCCGAGCGCCCCTCGTTCGGCTGTCCcgcaggaaggtggggggggaCCCCGCCCCGCCgcgctcccccccgccccgccgcgcTCTCCGCGGCCAGGCTCACCTCGGAGGCGCAGGGCTAGTAGGAGGCAACGCGAGCCGGGGGCGGCGGCGCGGCGGCGGTCAGCGCGTGCGGGGGTCCGGCCGGCCTCTGCGTTCTCCTCCTGCTCGGCAGCCGCGGCTCTTCCAGGTGGAGACTCCGCAGCTGGCACCTTGGCGGTGCCCCGGGGCCGCTTATATCTTTCCTCCGAGACCCGCCTTCCGGGCTCCCTGGGCTCGGGGCCAGCGCCGCCAGCGCCAGatgaaggaggggga
It encodes:
- the G0S2 gene encoding G0/G1 switch protein 2, translating into MDTVQELIPLAKELMAQRPSRKLVKLYVLGSVLAFLGMVIGLVETVCSPFTAASRLRDKEAAVAELQAALERKALSTQTLAEKSKQQEAIPCSRALANRQHAS